The DNA segment CTTCACCTCCATCAGTCCTCCTACTCCACTTCCTCCTGTCTCTGCCGGACTGCTCAACCTGTGATCTCACGTCTCTAGCAGACCTGGATGTACTGGAGGGTTGCGACGCTTCTGATAAAGATGTATTCCTTGATGTGCTGCTTTCTTCATCCTTATCATATGCCTGAATCTTTTTCTCTTCACTGGAAAGGCAGTCTACAAGCTTTACAGCACTTCTAGGTTCTGAATTATTAGAACTTTTGCCAACTTCACATAGAGGCTCCTGGACACATGCCTGATCTACTCACTAGACCAGTTTTTGATCTTTTGTTGGTGGTTATTGTTTTGGTTGGCTGTGCTTTACCTTTCTGTCTGGTTATTGTGGTGGTCCTACATTTCCCCACTGGTGAGGAACTAACATCTTTGACCTTCATCATTGGGATTCTAGATTTAGGGTTCACATCTGGGAATGGATCTAATCGACTGGTGGCTACTAGTCTAATCTTATGAATTAGTCTCAAAGATGTTAGATCTTTTTTACACCCCAGTGGTGGATGAGGTGCTCTCACTGGCAACCTAGACTTCGGTGGCTTTCTTGTAATGTCTTTGCATTTGGAGATTACATCATTATTCTCTGTACTGCCATCCCTAAAAGTACCAGTGTCCTTTCTGACTGAATCTTCACATGGGTTTATTACTTGATCTGAGCAAAGATCAGACATTAACAGCTGTTTGGCTTGTATGCCACTTTGTAGCAAGCAATGTGTTTCAGCATTTAAGGCCTCAAAATTATCGTTATTACTGTGGTTTCTGGAATTATTGGAAGTTTTCTGGAGGTATGTTTTTGGCTCTGTCCTCGATGAGTCTGTCCTTTGATTGTATTTGCTTGTTCTATAGGTTTCTGGTCCTACTTGATGTTCAGTCTCTGGTGTTTGACTTTGAGAACTATCCGAGTCTACACAAACAAAACCTCTCCTCTCAATGTTGGAAGATTTGAGTCCTATTTTAAAAGAAGTACATAAAGAACTGACTTCTGAATAGGGGGGAGGCTCCATGTCATGAGATGTGTCAGAGTAGTCAGTGCATATCTGAATGATATTGTATGATATAACTGTGTTGTCCTCCATCTTAACTTGTGCTCTCTCAACTATCTGTGGATTTGAGGTGACTACATTTGGTTTTCTGACCCCATCCCTTATCCTCCCTCCAAATGTATGCTCACCGATCTGAAAAAATTGCAGCCTCTCTTCAACAAAATCCCGCTTGCTCATGTCAATCGCACCACTGCGGGTCATCTCAAACATCTTCCCTTCGTGGAAGGGGAAAGGGTTTGGCTCGCTAGTTGGTGTGCTTTCATCAGTTGGGGTTCTTGCAGGAGTTGTGTCAGGGGTTGTTGCTGTAGACTTGTCATCTACTGCTAGCCCAAACGGCTTGGGCTCATCATCTTTAATTCTAGCGTCCACTACTTCATCTTCTCCTCCCTTGCTTGACCAAGGATCAAAGCCTTTTGTTGCAACAGTTTTAAAAGGAGTATTAAACTCCTCATCTAGCTTGTAACTAAAGTAAGTGTCTGACAATCTTTGATCAGATTGTTTTCCATCCTTTTCATTGTCCTTTCCATACTTTTGGTTTGAGGAATCAGTCTTAGCTTTGGTCTTTTTACAATCCTCAGTTGGCAATTCTTCATGAATTACTTCAAGTTTACTTTGGCAACGGTCACTTGGTCTAGACATATTATCTGATGCCCAAAGATCCTTTCTGTTTTCATTGGGAAATCCAAATGGTTTGGCAGTAGGTTCACTTAAGCCGTCATCCTCATCTTGAAGTTCATATCCATCCAGAGAGTCAATCTCAGTGGCATCAGTGTCATGAGAGAACTCTGCAGTTGTCGCTAATGAGCAATCTGTGATGGACTGATCATTGCCATTTTGTTCATAATCAAAATCATCTGCTTTTCCATTACCATTTGGCTCTGGTTCTTTATCATTCTCATTCTTGTCATGTTTTTTTGATGGGCTTTTCTTCAAATCTTTGTCCTCAtcaatcttaaaagtatatttcttTATTGGAATAGGTTTAAAGACAGATTCCTCCTCACTTGAATCGCTATCATTAGCTCCTGGGGGCACAGGAGATGGAGGCTGGACTCTTATTATAGGTTCGGTAAGAAGATGTTTATCATGCTCCTCTTGGAGATTTACTTCCTTCAATTCAGTCTCAGCCTCTGAGGAAGGAGTCAACCCTTTTTTCTCAGGCTGTGAAGAATCAGAATCCAAGGGAGGTGGAGGAGGGAACTCTATATATGCAACTCTTTTGTCTTTTGTCTCCTGGACAGTTTTGTGTTCACCATTGGCCTCATTTTCCGGTACAGATTCTTTCAAAAGAATAGCTTTATCTTGTTCACTATCTTCTGACTCCTCTGAAACCTCAGCTATTGGGCTTGCAATACCTggcataaatgcaataaatggaTCAGGGGTTCTTGAGGTGAGATCATAGCTGACCTCTTCTGAGCTTGGTGTCTCTGGAGTCATAGGACTTTTGCCAGAGCTCTCGATAAAAGAGAGCTGTTCTAAAGTGTCATCATCTGGGCTGCCTTGAGGAGATGCAGGCTGTTTCTGTTTAACTGCAAAAATTGTTCGACTTTCTGAGCTAGCCATCTTTTTTAATGTCCCATTGGTTCCTCCTCCTCCCATATCTTTGTCAGACTGTTTCCCCACTTGAACACTTACATAGACTGGTAAAGTTTTAAGCCCTTTGAAACTTTCTATTGTTGTAACAGTGGATATTTTTTCGACTGAACTAGTGTCACTTAGACCACTTGTTGTTCTACTTTCAGCAGAGACTTCTTCAGAGTTCTTTGTTGCACCTTCCTCTCTCTGTAACTCTAAACGCCCATGAACCCTTGGTTTGGTCAAGGTAGGAATGTGCGATGGGCTTTTTTCAGATAATTTAGTTAATGTGTCTTGATTTGCCTTCTTTGACTGATTATTGTCTGGGGGACCAGGTGATGTTCTCACAGGAATGTGAGATTCTGTCTTTTTCTTAAGGGTCTTTATCTGAAAGTCATTCCTAGTGATATTATCCTTAGATGAGGAAGCTGTTTTAACTGTGTcatttttaatgtcacttttaaaaTACTGCTGCTCTTTGATATCATTAATTGCACTATGCCTGTCTGCAATATTTCCATCTTTCAAATTTTGAGAGCTCACTTGCGTTTTATCAAACTCTTGatctttcattttctcaaaaagTGAGGCTCTTTTTACAACAATATCTGATGTGCTAGATTTTTCAGGTAAACATTTTTCACCcagttgctttgaaacaatagtACTACTGGTACTGTGAGGGGTTAGTTTACTTTTATCAGTTTCTGTTAGTTTTCTAGAAGGTGGGAGTGCTTCATCTGTGGAATCGGCTTTGGAGGGTTTTGAACCAGCAAAAATCTGATATACTGGTAATTTACTTTCTGGTAGTTTTTTAACTGGTTGTTTTGACTGTGTTAGAGGCACATTATGATCCTGTTTCTGTTcttttatttcaaacttttgtCGAACAGAACTCACTCTAGAAGTCTTAACTGGCACTGGGGGGCCTGCATTACCTGTCTTTGCCTGCTTAGGATCTTGGTGTTGTTTTGGCTTGTCCTCACAGAACTGTGACAACACATGCCTCTCAGGACTGTTTGGCATACTTGCACTTTTCCTTTCATTTGTACAGCCAAACATCTTCTGTCTGCCTTTGTCCCATTCCTCAGCTGCACTCTTTTGCTTTTTCTCAGGGCTGCTGCACGTTGAGCTTGGCCCTGACCACTTCTCTCGTGATAATCTTGTTGATTTCTTTTTCTCAGGGGACTTGAGCTCATCATTTAACTGTTCAGTTTTGTCCCTAAAAAACTGGGAAACCTCACTCAGTTTCTCCTCTGCCTCTTTAATGGTCCGATCTACTCTATCTTCATATATGAGTTTCTCTCTATTCCTGTCCTGCCTATCCTGGGTGAATCTCATCCAGACTGCATGTTTAGGGCTACCGGGTTCTGTGGTATAATGTAATACTGTAACTTTGTCATATTGCTCATCTTGTGGGGGATATTTACCTGATTTGtctgatgcattccttgctgactTTAATTTGGACTCCTTCCTGGGGCCAGCTACTGTTTCTCCATATACGCCTTCTGCCCCTTGTAACTCAGTGACTATGCTATGTGCCTGGTCTGCCACTGAGTCCTCAGTATCAGAATGTGATATGTCTAATTTTTCTGAGAGCAACATTTTCTCAGCAAACCTGTATGACTCCCCTCTCAACTCTGATAGCTCATCATCATGATACTCAATTGAATGCTGGCTTAGAAGTTTAAAAGCTTTATATGACTCATCTGCAGTAAGCTGAGATGAACTGGGATGAGACTCTTCCTCTTGAGGAACAGGGGCATTGACTCGGGATGTGTTTAAGAAGAATGGCACTGATTCCTCAGCTGTAAGTTCCTCCTCATCTTGAAGAACCTCATAATCACCATCAACCCTTTCAACAAGTTCCTTGAGACCTCGGTCACTCTTGCAAATAAACTCTGGATGCCTTTTAGTCTCTCTTATTATAACTTCCGTTGGGTCAATTGTGTTGCCCTTTTCTATGTGCACCTCAATAATTCTTTCAACTTGGGTTTTTTTGTCCTTTTCGAGGAACCGTGGGGACAATTCATCTCCTTTGATGGCATCTTGGCTAGCTTTGTGCTCAAATAAATTGGCTAATTCTTTGGAAGGGTCTCTTCCAGACTGAAAAGCTTTCATTATCTCTTGGACTGACATTGTTTCTTCAATCTTGTCAGAGCCAGCATCTTTCAGTTGAGGTTTGTGGTAGACCATTCGCGTTGTAGTGGTGATATGAGTTTTTTCTTTGACGCATGCCAGTTCCTCAGAGCTGACTTTCATCTGCAAGGCCTTTACCTTATTTTTGATCGAGCTAACTGCTGGCTCAGGCTCAACTGGAGGCTTCAAAGCTGCTGCCTCATCCATTACTGGCTCACAGACCTCATCAGGATGTTCATAGCTCCTGATAACATGAACAACCTCAGTTCTTGTTTCTGTTATGACAGGGGGAATAGGCACATCTGTAAAGGGGGGGTTTGGCCCTGTGCTCTCTGCACTTTGAGGAGCTGATGGGGTCTTTTCACTTCTGGTTTCAAAACCACTATCTGAGAGGGGACTCTTATCTTGTTCATGGGAAAAGTCATCAGGAGATTCCAGGATAGCATCTGTGCCACAATAGGAGTCTGCTAATTTACTCAAGTCTTTCTCTGAGGTAGAGGTCCGCATACCTGTGGGTGGCATTTTGAGCTTGTGCTCTGGTTTCATGGTACGCTTCTGTTTTTCCTCCCCTTCCTTCTTTATTTCATCATATCTGCTCTTTACATCAGCTATTTTTGAAAGGGAACTGGCACCAAGATCATTCGTTAAGTAATCCACCACTTTAGCTAAATTGAGATCTTTGTCCTGCACTGACTGTGGTCCAAAGGGAAAGGTTGGTTCAAATGTTGGCATGGATCGCAGGGCACTTTGTCGTGCCTCCTCAATTTCATCTTTGGAGAACTCTTCCCATTCATCATCTGAGGCCCTGTCTTTACTTGAGCTTTTGGCCTCACTCAGGACATCTTTTGTGAGAATTTCACTAACTTTGACAAGGTCGCCTTTAACTTTCTCAACCAAACCGAAAGGCTCTTCATCCTCCATTTTGGACTCTTTAGAAACATGTGTGTGGAAACCTTTGGCTGCGGTCGAGGAGTCAGTTTGTAAGATTGCAGTCATTCTTATCAGATCTTCCTTCATATCTGCCACATCCTTAAGAATCTCTTGACTGGATGTCAATGTGGGTGCGGCAGCTGCTTTGAGGACTGTTGGGGAAATAAAAAGTGAGGGCTTTGAGGGTTTAATTCGTGATGTAGAGGACTGTGTTTGGGTGTGTGGCTGAGGTGTGATTGTTATTTTTTCTGGGAGTTTCTTCCCCTGTGGTTCAGGAACCACATTGACCACGGAGAATACTGGAACAGACATGGGACTAGACGATACTGATGTGGTGATAGTGGCTGGTGATCTAAGGGTATCATGAACAGAGCTTGATAAATTTGATCTTAAAGGTGAAGATACAGATTTTAGCGCACTATAGCTTGACATTGAGCCAGCAGTAAGTGATTTCTCAGCCTCACTGAAGGCCGCACCAACACTGGCTGTAGCTGCTTGTGTTGTGGCCTGTATCCGTTCATGTAAGCTGTAAGCCCCTCCTGTAAACAGACGGGAAGATGCAGAGGAGGATGAGGGGTATTTCACTGGAGAAATGGATCCGTTTAACAGGAATGTTTCAGTACTGGATACTGTAGGCTTAGTTGATGAAGAAAGCGATGACAGAATTGTACCCCTAGCTGTATCTGTGGTCGTTTTAATAGAGGACAAGCTTGTAATGTTTCGAATTGGAGAGGACACTGCTATACTTGTGGGGGCCAGGGTGGATTTGAATGATAAAGACgtgtatgtatttgttgttgACTTTATAGAATCAGCTTGGGTCACTGTGGAGAAAGTTCTGTCCAGCATGGATCCAGGTGATGAAGTCAAGTTAGCTCTTGAGGACAATGAAGCAGCGAGCCCCTTAATGGACACCGGATCTGTGCCAATTTTACCCGGCGAAGATACGAGACTGGAGGAAATTTGAACTTGGTTTTGGGGTTGTTGAACCACAGTCTTTATTGGAGATGACATAGATCTGTATGATCTAATGGGTGATGTTATATCGCTAACTGATTTTGCAGGAGAAGCATTTGAGGTTCCTAGGGTCGACTTAATTGGAGACACAGAGGAAATGGACCACACAGACTTTAGTGGCGAAGCAGACGGCGTGTTGGAAGATGAACTGGAGATGGAACCCAGTCCACATTTTGTTTGCCCAGGGATGGTAATAGGAGCAGTCGACCATGCCTGGTAAGATCTTGTTGAAAAGACAGGTTTGTGAGCGTAACCAGCAGGCAGTGTTCTTGTTGTACTTCGTTCGACTGTTTCTTTAAACAGACAAATGAAAATCCAACATAAAGTCAACAAAAAATGGTGGAGAAACAGAGAGACCAGAAGGAAAAAATTGGTCAGTGGTGATTGTCTTATAAGGAGTAGAGCAGCAGTTTTATGATGTGAAATGGAATTGAAGATGAGGATGGTGCCAAAATAAAGATAATCCAAAGAGATTCATGGCCCACTAAGGgttcacaaaacaaaaattaacaaaGTGCACACACGCAAAAGTATGATAAAAAGGATGAACCACAAAACGTAAAATGGCAAGACAAATACACAGGACCAGAGAAAACCAATATCACTTTTGACTTTTGATGTGCTAAATTTTCCTGTGACTGACTACCTTCATTGCTACAGTGCCTTTTATCTGTTTggtttagagagagagaaaataaaaccagACCCTTCTCcaatttgtgtatttttacaaaaacagaaGACTCCAAAACAAAAAGCATCCTTGTTCCTATGCTACAGCAAAGCACTTTATGACAAATGCAGGATATATAGCTACAATTTAAAGTTCAAAATATCACTCCCATCATGCAGATCTGAGTAACTTTAGTGACAGGCAATTCAGTGCAAACTGTGAAAGTACCCGAGAGAATCTACCTGTGAGTCTTCATGCATTTccatcaaaaatgcattaaataattatGCACAATCACAAAGCCAAAAGGAGCCAGACTGGTTGTAAACAGGAATTAAACAAAGGAAATTATTTTCTACTTTGATGCCATAGTGCATAAAGTTTGCATTAATAAGTCACTCAAAGTAAAATGTTatgaatgttacaaaatattcttGCTAGTGTgggtaaaaatgaaaaaaaaaaaaatagggtaaacAATATCCCATAAGCACAGGGCAAGCAcggcacaccaactgaaataccAAATTTCACATGCAAACtaaactttaaaaaacaaaaacagaaaacaagcaTGTGGACTCTGTTCATGTATGGTAAAAATGTGCAGATAAAACAATGTTAATATATCATAGATGGTCACAGCAAGTCACATGTTAGCTTTAATCACTCGCAAGAATTTGATTCTCAATATAAGTTGAtacattagtaaaaaaaacatCACACTCACTCGTTCCAGGCTCGGTCAGATAGCTGTAGCGCTTACGTAAGGCTAGAGATGCAAAGGTATGACGTCGTTCTGGCTTTTCACTCTGTAACAACAACAGAAAGAATCCTATAAGTTCTCCCATTATAAAACCCTGCTTAAAGTTCAGCTATCTCCATTATTGTTCTTTTCCTTCTGAAAAAGCATTATGACTATAATGAAGGAACACTGATTTGGAaggtttttataattttctttataTTACTGTACTCTTTAAATTGGGTTGGCCTATATAGTCTCTATTCACATCAAAGGAAATGAATGTTACATTGATTTCCTTTAATtcttttaaaggaactattattGACTGGGTCAGTGAGATCATAGGTTCCTGTGACCAGTACTTTGTTATGCAATAtaaacttaatattttttgtcctataaattagattttaatatgctttgatatGATCCACTTAAGTTTGACAGTCTAGGCAACAGACCTTGGTGCATGGATAAGTAAAAAAATCAGCTTGCAGAAAGTTGCAGCAGCATgcagtatatgtatgtgtacccAAATTAAAGCTGTCTTAAAAGAACATATAACCCAGAGCTAAAGCAACTAGCACGCCACATGAAAATGAGGGGAGAGCACTATTACCTCTTCCTCAGGATCTGAATCCACATCCTTTTGGTTCCCAAGATGCATTGCAGAAACCGAGGGGATAACGCAATGAAGAGGAGGGCGAAAGAAACATCAGGATATGAAAAAGGCGACTGAGAGCACACTAAGTGAAAGTTACCGCAAAGCCACAGTGAAGGAATATTAAGGagttaaaaataaaggaaaaataaagCACAGAGCCACAACCACAGAAGCTGCTGAAATAAGCACAAGCCTGTGCACCTTCAGCCAAAGCAAGATCCAAATCAAAAGTGTGATTGGGTCAGCCACAACAACAACTTGAAAGAAGCTTGAAACAGATAAAAGACACACTCAGGCAGTTTGAGCCAAGTTTGACCCTTCATGACTAGGAACACTGCTCTATCTTTCCTGAGTATGAAGATGGCATGATATGACGCAGATGATCATAGTTCACCCTTACCTTCTTGAGTCCTGGCAATGTGATGTTTAAATTACAGATAGCAG comes from the Carassius carassius chromosome 39, fCarCar2.1, whole genome shotgun sequence genome and includes:
- the LOC132121271 gene encoding ankyrin-3-like isoform X8 → MAHAASQIKKRADLELTAAEEEREKEKKKKPSKRSREPKKKTDSNASYLRAARAGNLEKALDYIKSGVDINICNQNGLNALHLAAKEGHVEVVAELIKLGATVDAATKKGNSALHIASLAGQADVVKVLVNNGAIINAQSQNGFTPLYMAAQENHLDVIKFLLDNGSSQSIATEDGFTPLAVALQQGHDQVVSLLLENDTKGKVRLPALHIAARKDDTKAAALLLQNDNNADVESKMMVNRTTESGFTPLHIAAHYGNINVATLLLNRGAAVDFKARNDITPLHVASKRGNANMVRLLLERGARIDARTKDGLTPLHCGARSGHEQVVELLLDRGAPILSKTKNGLSPLHMATQGDHLNCVQLLLHHEVPVDDVTNDYLTALHVAAHCGHYKVANVLVDKKANPNAKALNGFTPLHIACKKNRIKVMELLLKHGASIQAVTESGLTPIHVAAFMGHENIVTQLTNHGASSNTMNVRGETALHMAARAGQANVVKFLVANGADVDAKAKDDHTPLHISSRLGKPDIVQQLLKHAASPDATTTSGYTPLHLAAREGHKDVASILLDNGASLGITTKKGFTPLHVAAKYGKIEVANLLLQKQAPPDAAGKSGLTPLHVAAHYDNQKVALLLLDQGASPHAAAKNGYTPLHIAAKKNQMEIATTLLEYGADTNATTRQGISPLHLAAQEGNVDMVTLLLARETEINLGNKSGLTPLHLAAQEDKVNVSEVLINHGATVDPETKMGYTPLHVSCHYGNIKMVHFLLENQAKVNAKTKNGYTPLHQAAQQGHTHIINLLLQHGASPNELTVNGNTALAIAKRLGYISVVDTLKVVTEETHTTVTVMEKHKMNVPETMNEFLDMSDDEVHRASVPEMVNEDYISDVDEGEDAMTGDTDKYLGPQDLRELGDDSLPQEGYVGFSVGARTASLRSFSSDRSNTLNRSSFTRDSMMIEEILAPNKDTHLALSKDYNVDSMRRYSWTPDTLDNVNLVSSPIHSGFLVSFMVDARGGSMRGSRHNGMRIIIPPRKCTAPTRITCRLVKRHKLASLPPMVEGEGLASRLVEVGPAGAQFLGPVIVEIPHFGSMRGEERELIMLRSENGETWKEHHYDCKYEDLYELLNGMDEELESTADLEKKRICRIITKDFPQYFAVVSRIKQESNQMGPEGGVLSSMTVPLVQASFPEGALTKKIRVGLQSQPVPDETVKKLIGNRATFSPIVTVEPRRRKFHKPITMTIPMPPLSGDGVVNGYKGDPTPSLRLLCSITGGTSPAQWEDITGTTPLTFLKDCVSFTTNVSARFWLADCHQIPEAVGLATQLYRELICVPYMAKFVVFAKMNDPVESSLRCFCMTDDKVDKTLEQQENFEEVARSKDIEVLEGKPIYVDCYGNLAPLTKSGQHLVFNFYAFKENRLPFCVKVRDSNQDPCGRVSFLTEPKTSKGLVQTAICNLNITLPGLKKSEKPERRHTFASLALRKRYSYLTEPGTKTVERSTTRTLPAGYAHKPVFSTRSYQAWSTAPITIPGQTKCGLGSISSSSSNTPSASPLKSVWSISSVSPIKSTLGTSNASPAKSVSDITSPIRSYRSMSSPIKTVVQQPQNQVQISSSLVSSPGKIGTDPVSIKGLAASLSSRANLTSSPGSMLDRTFSTVTQADSIKSTTNTYTSLSFKSTLAPTSIAVSSPIRNITSLSSIKTTTDTARGTILSSLSSSTKPTVSSTETFLLNGSISPVKYPSSSSASSRLFTGGAYSLHERIQATTQAATASVGAAFSEAEKSLTAGSMSSYSALKSVSSPLRSNLSSSVHDTLRSPATITTSVSSSPMSVPVFSVVNVVPEPQGKKLPEKITITPQPHTQTQSSTSRIKPSKPSLFISPTVLKAAAAPTLTSSQEILKDVADMKEDLIRMTAILQTDSSTAAKGFHTHVSKESKMEDEEPFGLVEKVKGDLVKVSEILTKDVLSEAKSSSKDRASDDEWEEFSKDEIEEARQSALRSMPTFEPTFPFGPQSVQDKDLNLAKVVDYLTNDLGASSLSKIADVKSRYDEIKKEGEEKQKRTMKPEHKLKMPPTGMRTSTSEKDLSKLADSYCGTDAILESPDDFSHEQDKSPLSDSGFETRSEKTPSAPQSAESTGPNPPFTDVPIPPVITETRTEVVHVIRSYEHPDEVCEPVMDEAAALKPPVEPEPAVSSIKNKVKALQMKVSSEELACVKEKTHITTTTRMVYHKPQLKDAGSDKIEETMSVQEIMKAFQSGRDPSKELANLFEHKASQDAIKGDELSPRFLEKDKKTQVERIIEVHIEKGNTIDPTEVIIRETKRHPEFICKSDRGLKELVERVDGDYEVLQDEEELTAEESVPFFLNTSRVNAPVPQEEESHPSSSQLTADESYKAFKLLSQHSIEYHDDELSELRGESYRFAEKMLLSEKLDISHSDTEDSVADQAHSIVTELQGAEGVYGETVAGPRKESKLKSARNASDKSGKYPPQDEQYDKVTVLHYTTEPGSPKHAVWMRFTQDRQDRNREKLIYEDRVDRTIKEAEEKLSEVSQFFRDKTEQLNDELKSPEKKKSTRLSREKWSGPSSTCSSPEKKQKSAAEEWDKGRQKMFGCTNERKSASMPNSPERHVLSQFCEDKPKQHQDPKQAKTGNAGPPVPVKTSRVSSVRQKFEIKEQKQDHNVPLTQSKQPVKKLPESKLPVYQIFAGSKPSKADSTDEALPPSRKLTETDKSKLTPHSTSSTIVSKQLGEKCLPEKSSTSDIVVKRASLFEKMKDQEFDKTQVSSQNLKDGNIADRHSAINDIKEQQYFKSDIKNDTVKTASSSKDNITRNDFQIKTLKKKTESHIPVRTSPGPPDNNQSKKANQDTLTKLSEKSPSHIPTLTKPRVHGRLELQREEGATKNSEEVSAESRTTSGLSDTSSVEKISTVTTIESFKGLKTLPVYVSVQVGKQSDKDMGGGGTNGTLKKMASSESRTIFAVKQKQPASPQGSPDDDTLEQLSFIESSGKSPMTPETPSSEEVSYDLTSRTPDPFIAFMPGIASPIAEVSEESEDSEQDKAILLKESVPENEANGEHKTVQETKDKRVAYIEFPPPPPLDSDSSQPEKKGLTPSSEAETELKEVNLQEEHDKHLLTEPIIRVQPPSPVPPGANDSDSSEEESVFKPIPIKKYTFKIDEDKDLKKSPSKKHDKNENDKEPEPNGNGKADDFDYEQNGNDQSITDCSLATTAEFSHDTDATEIDSLDGYELQDEDDGLSEPTAKPFGFPNENRKDLWASDNMSRPSDRCQSKLEVIHEELPTEDCKKTKAKTDSSNQKYGKDNEKDGKQSDQRLSDTYFSYKLDEEFNTPFKTVATKGFDPWSSKGGEDEVVDARIKDDEPKPFGLAVDDKSTATTPDTTPARTPTDESTPTSEPNPFPFHEGKMFEMTRSGAIDMSKRDFVEERLQFFQIGPQSPCERTDVRMAIVADHLGLSWTELAREMEFSVDEINQIRVENPNSLTAQSFMLLKKWVSRDGKNATTDALTAVLTKINRLDIVTLLEGPIFDYGNISGTRCFADDSAVSQEQADGYHSIELELKSPSELAYEPPTPLHQDDFFGEDSRLNFPFSAPVRPSELSLPTTSGPVSAETKPPTVMAEETFIGGRDSVSQEDWSAENYFGVSKEIPVPTEQHDSERTSKESDVFPESPVKEQKEVQSKLPVCVSANEAPGENGKSGFDEEDEEMTQEKIKSLLENIKLEEGSEEEEMTEERLQAIFCEVQQADKDVSSISGLQSETSGANGKMATSDHRLDTGQELMSSTPGVETERQNGDYQKLQAQARLSQDANDSSSKTNGKARKDSGQEVSSEAVEDRGPNNREEDISEPIVQQDIRKDNESSSDEEETVTTRVYRRRVILKGDQARNIPVETVTGEQFTDEDGNLVTRKVIRKVVRRTAGVEDKGRRKHGKHTWQANRAEQEEEGGPGPLREHTEAGEEEKGIKKEGRQREKMGQS